From Topomyia yanbarensis strain Yona2022 chromosome 1, ASM3024719v1, whole genome shotgun sequence, one genomic window encodes:
- the LOC131675972 gene encoding uncharacterized protein K02A2.6-like, whose protein sequence is MENGQIPHDNDREQVPPAADPLIVQFMHLMQQQQLQHQQLMAQFLQRQQQNDEQQQAFFRSAVSSIHVQVPPNPEQILDSLAGNVKEFRYDADNSVTFAAWYSRYEDLFEKDAARLDDEAKVRLLLRKLGAVEHERYVSFILPKLPKEHTFAQSVAKLKNLFGSKESVISRRYRTLQIAKHPTEDHIAFACRVNKACVEFELGKLSEEQFKCLTYVCGLKAESDAETRTRLLSRIEENNGVTLEQLAEECQRLLNLKHDNAMIESATCFGQVNVIKQRSSDKRFNKRDQPSSKPAANDTRKKPDTPCWFCGAFHYVRDCTFKNHKCSECKQFGHREGYCNSSKKSQRSSKKGNHSVASKMVVVNVCNVQKRRRFVSVTLDGTQVRLQLDTASDITVISQQIWKKIGSPRLSPATVKAKAASGNILPLDGEFNCDITIGENTRTQIIRVTEKPLHPLGSDLVDSFHLWSIPMDTFCCQVTSTPSTSGTLKATYPKVFSEKLGLCNRTKVKFEVKEQCKPVFCAKRPVANAMYSAVDQELDSADRQIDLSDAFLQVEIDEQYRHLLTINTHRGLYHYNRLPPGVKVAPGAFQQLIDTMLAGLKGTSGYLDDVIVGGETQEEHDRNLEAVLQRIQDFGFTIRAEKCSFSKQQIRYLGHLFDRRGLQPDPVKVEAITKLPPPTDISGVRSFLGAINYYGKFVPNMRQLRYPIDNLLKAETKFVWNSECQQAFERFKQILSSGLLLTHYDPKQEIIVSADASSVGLGATISHKFPDGSIKVVQHASRALTKAEQNYSQPDREGLAIIFAVTKKFRLQTDHAPLLRIFGSKKGIPMYTANRLQRFALNLLLYDFNIEYVPTDKFGNADVLSRLINQHVKPEEDYVIASIILEEDVRSVAADTVNMLPLSFRVVAQSTQADPLLRKVFRYIQDGWPSSKTVDPELKRFHSRQESLTVVDGCILFAERLVIPSQYRKRCLDQLHRGHPGMQRMKAIARSYVYWPSIDDDIIGYVKACQHCASVSRSPPCAAPVPWPKTSGPWQRVHVDFAGPIEGEYYLIAVDSYSKWPEIVQTRRITSTATISILCGLFARLGIPVTLVSDNGTQFTSVEFAEFCAINGIEHITTPPFHPQSNGQAERFVDTFKRAVKKIREGRGSITDALDTFLLAYRSTPNRSAPEGKSPSELLFGRKIRTCLELLRPPPATEPKPVEKQHSQLRFFSRNDPVFAKVYARNSWKWSPGVIVERIGDVMYNIWVEDRRMLRSHINQLRSRTVTGSTTNTVGQQTRYAQLPLDILLDVWKLPNLPTDTTSQSSSTLQPTTSQCASSTPRCDQPPESVVSPSLSPLSSSSHATSSEFESAVEADPVAALPRRSSRVRRAPQWFDPFHLY, encoded by the exons ATGGAGAATGGTCAAATTCCACATGATAATGACCGGGAGCAGGTCCCACCAGCAGCAGATCCGCTAATCGTGCAGTTCATGCACCTGATGCAGCAACAGCAGCTTCAGCACCAGCAGCTAATGGCACAGTTTCTCCAGCGGCAGCAGCAAAACGACGAGCAGCAGCAAGCATTTTTCCGGAGTGCAGTTTCATCTATCCACGTACAAGTACCACCCAACCCAGAGCAAATTCTTGACTCTTTGGCAGGCAACGTGAAGGAATTTCGCTACGACGCTGACAATAGCGTCACGTTTGCGGCTTGGTACAGCAGGTATGAAGATTTGTTCGAGAAAGATGCCGCTCGTTTGGACGACGAAGCGAAAGTCAGGTTACTGCTGCGAAAGCTGGGCGCAGTTGAACATGAAAGGTATGTTTCCTTTATTCTACCGAAACTTCCGAAAGAACACACCTTTGCCCAATCAGTAGCGAAGCTGAAAAATTTATTTGGGTCGAAAGAGTCGGTAATAAGCAGGCGGTATAGAACGTTGCAAATCGCCAAGCACCCGACTGAAGACCATATTGCTTTCGCTTGCCGTGTTAATAAAGCCTGCGTTGAGTTTGAGCTGGGAAAGCTATCGGAAGAGCAGTTTAAATGCTTGACATACGTTTGCGGATTGAAAGCAGAAAGCGATGCAGAAACCCGTACACGGCTGCTTTCCAGGATTGAGGAAAACAATGGCGTCACGTTGGAGCAGCTAGCGGAAGAATGCCAGCGTCTTCTTAACCTCAAACATGACAATGCTATGATCGAGTCAGCCACATGTTTCGGTCAAGTGAATGTCATTAAGCAGCGATCTTCTGATAAACGGTTCAACAAACGGGATCAGCCATCTTCGAAGCCTGCTGCAAACGACACGAGGAAAAAACCTGATACACCGTGTTGGTTTTGCGGTGCATTTCACTACGTACGGGACTGTACCTTCAAAAACCACAAATGCTCTGAATGTAAGCAGTTTGGACATCGTGAAGGCTACTGCAACAGTTCAAAAAAGTCACAACGTTCATCGAAAAAGGGTAATCATTCGGTGGCAAGCAAAATGGTCGTCGTTAATGTGTGCAACGTGCAGAAGCGAAGGAGATTCGTTTCCGTTACGCTTGATGGAACACAGGTTCGTCTTCAGTTGGATACGGCTTCCGATATTACCGTCATCAGCCAGCAGATCTGGAAGAAAATTGGCAGCCCAAGGTTGTCACCAGCAACAGTAAAAGCCAAGGCAGCATCTGGAAACATTTTGCCACTTGATGGTGAATTTAACTGTGACATCACTATCGGCGAAAACACACGCACGCAGATAATTCGTGTCACCGAGAAACCACTACACCCGCTTGGATCTGATTTAGTCGATAGTTTTCATTTGTGGTCCATACCAATGGATACTTTTTGCTGCCAAGTTACTAGTACCCCGTCCACCAGTGGAACTCTCAAAGCTACTTACCCAAAAGTGTTCAGCGAAAAGCTCGGGTTGTGCAACCGGACCAAAGTTAAATTTGAGGTAAAAGAACAGTGCAAGCCTGTTTTTTGTGCCAAGCGTCCGGTGGCGAATGCAATGTACAGCGCAGTCGACCAGGAATTGGACAG TGCCGATCGTCAGATTGATCTTTCGGACGCTTTTCTACAGGTGGAAATCGACGAACAGTACCGTCATTTGCTGACAATTAACACACACCGTGGTCTTTACCACTACAACCGCCTTCCACCTGGTGTAAAGGTAGCACCTGGTGCTTTTCAGCAGCTCATCGATACCATGCTAGCCGGCCTTAAGGGCACTTCTGGTTATCTCGATGACGTCATCGTTGGCGGTGAAACACAAGAGGAGCACGACCGTAATTTGGAAGCAGTTCTTCAGCGGATTCAGGATTTTGGTTTTACCATCAGAGCCGAAAAGTGCAGCTTCAGTAAGCAACAGATACGCTATTTGGGCCATCTATTCGACCGACGTGGATTGCAACCTGATCCAGTAAAAGTTGAGGCAATAACCAAGCTACCTCCTCCCACTGACATTTCAGGTGTTCGCTCTTTCCTTGGGGCGATCAATTATTACGGCAAGTTTGTGCCCAACATGCGACAGTTGCGCTATCCGATCGACAACTTGCTGAAGGCGGAGACAAAGTTCGTCTGGAATTCGGAGTGCCAGCAAGCGTTCGAGCGATTCAAGCAGATTCTCTCCTCGGGACTTCTGCTGACACACTACGATCCGAAGCAGGAGATTATAGTATCGGCTGACGCATCATCCGTTGGCCTCGGAGCAACCATCAGTCACAAATTCCCCGATGGGTCCATCAAGGTTGTTCAGCATGCTTCCAGAGCGCTCACGAAAGCGGAACAAAACTACAGCCAGCCCGATCGCGAAGGTTTAGCAATCATCTTTGCAGTCACCAAGAAATTCCGCCTACAAACCGACCACGCTCCTCTGCTTCGAATTTTTGGTTCTAAGAAGGGTATACCGATGTATACGGCAAACCGGTTACAACGTTTCGCCCTCAATCTGCTATTGtacgattttaacattgaatACGTGCCAACCGACAAATTTGGCAACGCTGACGTATTGTCTCGTCTAATCAACCAACACGTTAAGCCAGAGGAGGATTACGTCATTGCGAGCATTATCCTCGAAGAAGATGTAAGGTCAGTAGCCGCAGATACCGTTAATATGTTACCTCTCAGTTTCAGAGTCGTAGCACAGAGTACCCAAGCTGATCCACTGCTTCGCAAAGTCTTCCGGTACATACAAGACGGTTGGCCTTCATCAAAAACCGTCGATCCGGAGCTTAAGCGGTTTCACTCCAGGCAGGAGTCACTTACTGTGGTTGATGGGTGTATTCTGTTTGCTGAACGACTCGTCATTCCATCGCAGTATCGAAAACGATGCTTGGACCAGCTTCATCGTGGACATCCGGGCATGCAGCGGATGAAAGCAATCGCCAGAAGCTACGTCTACTGGCCCTCCATAGATGATGATATAATTGGTTATGTAAAGGCGTGTCAGCATTGCGCATCCGTTTCCAGGTCCCCTCCTTGCGCTGCTCCTGTACCGTGGCCGAAAACATCCGGCCCATGGCAGCGTGTTCACGTAGATTTTGCCGGTCCCATCGAAGGCGAATATTACCTCATTGCAGTGGATTCGTACTCCAAGTGGCCAGAGATTGTGCAAACCAGAAGAATCACCTCTACAGCTACAATCAGCATCCTGTGTGGCCTTTTTGCTCGACTTGGTATACCAGTGACTCTAGTGTCCGACAACGGTACCCAATTTACGAGCGTGGAATTTGCTGAGTTTTGCGCAATCAACGGTATCGAGCACATCACGACACCCCCCTTTCATCCACAATCCAACGGCCAAGCTGAGCGTTTTGTAGACACTTTCAAAAGGGCCGTCAAGAAAATCCGAGAGGGTAGAGGATCAATTACTGATGCGTTGGATACCTTCTTGCTCGCTTATAGAAGCACACCTAACCGTTCGGCTCCTGAAGGCAAATCTCCATCTGAACTTTTGTTTGGTCGCAAGATCCGAACCTGTCTCGAACTACTTCGGCCGCCCCCTGCGACTGAACCGAAGCCAGTCGAGAAGCAGCACAGCCAGTTGAGATTTTTCAGTCGGAATGATCCAGTATTTGCCAAAGTATATGCAAGAAACAGTTGGAAATGGTCTCCAGGTGTGATCGTCGAAAGAATTGGTGACGTGATGTACAACATCTGGGTGGAGGACCGCCGAATGCTACGTTCGCATATTAATCAACTCCGTAGTCGAACTGTAACCGGATCAACCACCAACACAGTAGGACAGCAAACCAGATATGCTCAGTTACCTTTGGATATTCTGTTGGACGTGTGGAAGCTGCCGAACTTACCAACTGATACAACATCACAGTCATCATCGACGCTGCAGCCAACCACCTCACAATGTGCATCGTCGACACCTCGTTGTGATCAGCCGCCTGAATCGGTGGTTAGTCCATCACTTTCTCCACTGTCTTCGTCATCACATGCAACATCTTCCGAATTTGAGTCAGCAGTTGAAGCAGATCCGGTGGCAGCACTACCACGCCGATCTTCGAGAGTTCGAAGAGCGCCGCAGTGGTTTGACCCGTTCCACCTTTATTAA